One part of the Solanum dulcamara chromosome 3, daSolDulc1.2, whole genome shotgun sequence genome encodes these proteins:
- the LOC129881996 gene encoding CENP-B homolog protein 2-like, producing MSSHHLKGIQKSSLTNKIRNAICEYKKENPTISQKDLQAWVKQKFDLTISQITISRTLKKSAEYLSNEMKNSDAKRHQPAKYPDLEKILYQWFLQMQEKVNMSGKIIQGKAKNLFLKMYGETNPEFSFSSGWLEHFKSRYRIKSYRRFGESGSVIMENIENELPSIRSKLDQFELKDIYNMDETELFYQLEADHSLAIKQLEGRKKDKERITLALCCNDDGSEKVICKFANPRCFKNVNMNNLNCMYRSNKKVGMTGLLFQEYIGWFDKRMNGRKILLIVDNCPAHPKIVEGLRNVELFFLPPNTTSKIQSCDAGIIRAFKAHYRRRLYFSILQGLGVEAPNTKKINILNAINFANLAWNFDVKEITITNCFRHCKIRSKENSVPEPQVGELDEGIQVLNDFISNLAYRNVMDVEHLLNYPNENDTVMESPTKEEIIQFVMNNDDENDPEQDDSSIVPHVLLKETFQLDQLLEFINVVLNAPGWFDVQIQPLDHKFRIYFHYYSIITMLNAPINAKTGCLHFRLIIGSNFQRRGPPSHQDASNGVVVLHDSPPVGEICPDVFSKASRDKNVIYVVQTRPVAA from the exons ATGTCTTCTCATCATTTGAAAGGCatacaaaaatcatctttaaccaataaaataagaaatgcaATATGTGAGTATAAGAAAGAGAATCCAACTATTAGCCAAAAAGATTTGCAAGCATGGGTGAAACAAAAATTTGATTTGACTATTAGTCAAATAACAATATCGCGCACTCTCAAAAAGTCGGCAGAGTATTTGTCAAATGAGATGAAAAATAGCGATGCCAAGAGGCATCAACCGGCAAAATACCCTGATTTAGAGAAAATTTTGTATCAATGGTTTCTTCAAATGCAAGAGAAAGTGAACATGTCAGGGAAAATTATTCAAGGAAAAGCAAAAAATCTTTTCCTGAAAATGTATGGTGAAACTAATCCAGAATTCAGCTTCTCTTCTGGTTGGTTAGAACATTTCAAGTCAAGATACAGAATCAAGTCTTACAGACGTTTTGGTGAAAGTGGTTCAGTTATCATGGAGAACATTGAAAACGAATTGCCTAGCATACGATCAAAACTAGATCAATTTGAATTGAAGGATATTTATAATATGGATGAAACTGAACTATTTTACCAATTGGAAGCTGATCATTCACTTGCTATCAAGCAGCTTGAAGGTCGCAAAAAAGACAAAGAGAGAATTACTCTTGCTCTCTGTTGCAATGATGATGGATCTGAGAAAGTAATTTGTAAGTTTGCAAATCCTAGATGCTTTAAAAATGTGAACATGAACAATCTTAATTGCATGTATAGATCTAACAAGAAAGTTGGGATGACTGGCTTGCTTTTCCAAGAATATATTGGCTGGTTTGATAAGAGAATGAATGGCAGGAAGATTTTGTTAATAGTAGACAATTGTCCAGCTCATCCAAAGATAGTTGAAGGCCTAAGAAATGTAGAGTTGTTTTTCTTACCTCCTAACACAACGTCTAAGATTCAATCATGTGATGCTGGGATTATTCGAGCATTCAAAGCTCATTATCGTCGTCGTCTTTATTTCAGCATCCTACAAGGCCTTGGGGTTGAAGCaccaaatactaaaaaaattaatattttgaatgCTATTAATTTTGCTAACTTGGCTTGGAATTTTGATGTGAAAGAAATAACAATTACAAATTGTTTTCGGCATTGCAAGATACGATCGAAAGAAAACAGTGTTCCCGAACCACAAGTTGGTGAATTAGATGAAGGTATCCAAGTATTAAATGATTTCATCTCTAATTTAGCCTACAGAAATGTGATGGATGTTGAACATCTTTTGAACTACCCTAACGAGAATGATACAGTTATGGAATCACCTACAAAGGAAGAGATTATTCAATTTGTAATGAATAATGATGATGAGAATGATCCTGAACAAGATGATAGTAGCATTGTCCCACATGTATTGTTAAAGGAGACATTTCAA TTGGACCAgttgttggagttcattaacgTAGTTTTGAATGCTCCAGGGTGGTTTGATGTCCAGATTCAGCCACTTGATCACAAGTTCAGAATCTACTTCCATTATTACTCTATTATaaccatgttgaatgcaccaattaATGCCAAAACTGGTTGCCTGCACTTCCGCTTGATTATTGGTTCCAACTTCCAAAGGAGAG GTCCACCATCTCATCAAGATGCCTCTAATGGAGTTGTGGTCCTGCATGATTCCCCCCCAGTTGGAGAAATATGTCCAGATGTGTTTAGCAAAGCTTCCAGAGACAAAAATGTGATCTATGTTGTCCAAACTAGGCCTGTAGCAGCATGA